One part of the Clostridium thermosuccinogenes genome encodes these proteins:
- a CDS encoding RnfABCDGE type electron transport complex subunit B, with protein sequence MLLDIIIPASIVSGMGLVFGLGLAYASKKFEVKVDDRIAQVREVLPGANCGACGQTGCDGFAEGVVEGRCKVNGCPVGGDEVAKKIGEILGVKADKVEPRVARVMCAGTYDKCRTKFSYSGIDDCAAAASLFGGPSSCSYGCVGMGTCVKACAFGAISIENGVAIVDESKCTACTKCVAACPKHIIEIVPLHSQYTVRCRSYDKGAVTRKNCDVGCIGCTKCVKACPRNAIAMDGALAKINPELCDNCGECIKVCPSGSINRYVCVIESDASA encoded by the coding sequence ATGCTATTGGATATAATAATACCTGCTTCCATCGTCAGTGGAATGGGTCTGGTGTTTGGACTGGGACTGGCATATGCCTCTAAGAAATTTGAAGTAAAGGTGGACGACAGGATTGCACAGGTAAGAGAGGTTCTTCCCGGCGCAAACTGCGGGGCATGCGGTCAAACCGGGTGCGACGGTTTTGCGGAAGGGGTTGTTGAAGGCAGGTGCAAGGTTAACGGCTGTCCTGTAGGGGGCGACGAAGTGGCAAAGAAAATAGGTGAAATACTGGGAGTGAAGGCTGATAAAGTGGAACCCAGGGTGGCAAGAGTGATGTGTGCCGGAACTTATGACAAATGCAGGACTAAGTTCTCCTATTCGGGAATTGACGACTGCGCTGCCGCTGCCAGCTTGTTTGGTGGTCCTTCTTCGTGCTCCTACGGTTGTGTGGGGATGGGTACCTGTGTCAAAGCTTGCGCTTTTGGGGCCATAAGCATAGAGAACGGTGTAGCGATAGTGGATGAATCCAAGTGCACAGCCTGCACAAAATGCGTTGCGGCGTGTCCCAAGCATATAATCGAGATTGTGCCTCTGCACTCCCAGTATACCGTGAGGTGCAGAAGTTATGACAAGGGTGCCGTAACAAGAAAGAACTGTGATGTGGGCTGCATAGGATGCACAAAATGCGTTAAGGCATGCCCGCGAAATGCAATAGCGATGGATGGAGCATTGGCCAAAATCAATCCGGAGTTGTGTGATAACTGCGGTGAATGCATCAAGGTATGCCCCAGCGGAAGCATCAACCGGTATGTATGTGTTATTGAATCGGATGCCAGCGCTTAA
- a CDS encoding RnfABCDGE type electron transport complex subunit D codes for MENSLLVTSSPHIRCKDTTSRIMLDVVIALLPAAVSGVWFFGARTIPVILVAVLAAVASEAIACKTLGKDLTIGDFSAVVTGMLLALNLPPTIPLWIAAVGSVLAIVLVKQLFGGLGQNFMNPALTARVILLVSWPVQMTNWIIPDAVSSATPLAMIRGKEAVAGSLPSYLDLFLGKVGGSIGETSVLAILLGAAYLVYRRVITLEIPLTFIGTLALFTWIFGGNALFTGDYLYHMLSGGLMLSAFFMATDYTTSPITFKGRVIMGIGCGLLTGIIRLYTNYPEGVSFAILLMNILTPLIDRYTVPVSFGGEKKVA; via the coding sequence TTGGAAAACAGTTTACTGGTGACATCCTCACCACATATTAGATGCAAGGATACCACATCAAGGATCATGCTGGATGTTGTAATTGCTCTCCTTCCGGCTGCAGTATCCGGGGTATGGTTTTTTGGGGCAAGGACAATTCCGGTCATATTGGTTGCAGTATTGGCCGCTGTGGCTTCAGAAGCCATAGCATGCAAGACTTTGGGAAAAGACCTTACCATCGGTGATTTCAGTGCGGTGGTTACAGGTATGCTGCTGGCGCTGAACCTTCCCCCGACAATACCTTTGTGGATAGCTGCTGTAGGTTCTGTATTGGCAATCGTGCTGGTAAAGCAGCTGTTCGGTGGATTAGGCCAAAATTTCATGAATCCTGCTCTGACCGCAAGGGTAATACTGCTGGTTTCCTGGCCGGTACAGATGACAAACTGGATCATACCCGATGCAGTATCGTCGGCAACACCCCTCGCCATGATCAGGGGGAAGGAAGCTGTGGCAGGATCTTTGCCGAGTTATCTGGATCTTTTCCTGGGCAAGGTGGGAGGCAGTATTGGTGAAACGTCGGTGCTGGCTATATTGCTGGGCGCTGCATATCTTGTGTACCGCAGAGTTATCACTCTGGAAATACCACTTACCTTTATTGGCACCCTGGCTTTATTTACCTGGATATTCGGCGGCAATGCGTTATTTACCGGAGATTATTTGTACCACATGCTTTCCGGTGGTTTGATGCTGTCGGCGTTCTTTATGGCAACGGATTACACTACATCCCCCATCACTTTCAAAGGCAGGGTCATAATGGGGATCGGCTGCGGCCTGCTAACCGGAATTATACGTCTATATACGAACTATCCTGAAGGAGTATCTTTTGCCATACTTCTTATGAATATACTTACACCTTTGATTGACAGGTATACTGTCCCGGTGAGCTTTGGAGGTGAAAAGAAAGTTGCGTGA
- a CDS encoding NADH-quinone oxidoreductase subunit B family protein — protein MSIIKRSRRKSPWVLHYDCTSCNGCDIETLACFTPIYDAERFGIVNIGNPKHADILVVTGSVNKRNQRVLKNIYSQMPEPKAVVAVGACACTGGIFKECYNVLGGVENVLPVDVFVPGCCPRPEAIIDGILLAADKLEEKKKLKKAGA, from the coding sequence ATGAGCATAATAAAAAGATCCAGAAGAAAGTCGCCTTGGGTGCTGCACTATGACTGCACCAGCTGCAACGGATGCGATATAGAAACTCTGGCATGCTTTACTCCCATATATGATGCAGAACGCTTCGGCATAGTGAATATAGGAAATCCCAAGCATGCGGACATACTTGTGGTAACCGGATCGGTAAACAAGAGGAATCAGAGGGTCCTTAAAAATATATACAGTCAAATGCCTGAGCCAAAAGCTGTGGTAGCAGTCGGAGCATGTGCATGCACAGGAGGGATTTTCAAGGAGTGCTACAACGTACTGGGCGGAGTGGAAAATGTTCTCCCGGTGGACGTATTTGTTCCGGGATGCTGTCCGAGGCCTGAGGCTATAATAGACGGAATACTGCTTGCCGCAGATAAGCTGGAGGAAAAGAAAAAGCTTAAAAAAGCGGGAGCATAA
- a CDS encoding 4Fe-4S binding protein, whose amino-acid sequence MFDMIRNVLKNMVSKPATRNYPLYKRPSFKDTRGRVGGNDMEKCIFCGICSRKCPSQAIKVNKTEKTWEIDPFKCVICGECASVCPKKSIYMDEQYTPAAYRKEKSILVQTPKPAVSDDRVIA is encoded by the coding sequence ATGTTTGACATGATAAGAAATGTATTAAAGAATATGGTTTCAAAGCCGGCAACCCGGAATTACCCTCTGTATAAAAGGCCATCGTTTAAGGATACCCGGGGAAGGGTTGGGGGTAATGATATGGAAAAGTGCATTTTTTGCGGCATATGCAGCAGAAAATGCCCTTCACAGGCCATAAAGGTTAACAAAACGGAAAAAACCTGGGAGATCGATCCGTTTAAGTGTGTAATATGCGGAGAATGTGCTTCCGTTTGCCCTAAAAAGTCCATTTATATGGATGAGCAATATACCCCGGCGGCGTACCGGAAAGAAAAGTCAATCCTTGTTCAGACGCCTAAACCTGCCGTATCCGACGACAGAGTCATAGCATAA
- a CDS encoding RnfABCDGE type electron transport complex subunit G translates to MKRKLRDILKPSVVLFIICLAVSTALAFTYAVTKDVIEERAKLDRENARRAVLSEATAFEKIEDLESLIGGEAAKDKVKEAYRGLKNEDFVGYVFTLVTKGYGGEMTLTIGVDKEGKVSGVKIGDNRETPGLGAKAKEEPFISQFLGLTSGEKLSIVKGKKSKPEEIQAISGATITTKAVTEAVQAAIDVAAELMEKEGVEK, encoded by the coding sequence GTGAAAAGAAAGTTGCGTGACATATTAAAACCATCGGTTGTATTATTTATTATATGCCTTGCAGTCTCTACAGCTCTTGCTTTTACCTATGCGGTCACAAAGGATGTGATCGAGGAGAGAGCAAAGCTGGATAGGGAGAATGCCAGAAGAGCAGTGCTTTCCGAAGCAACAGCTTTTGAGAAGATAGAAGATTTGGAGTCCCTTATAGGGGGAGAAGCGGCGAAAGACAAGGTGAAGGAAGCTTACCGCGGACTTAAAAACGAAGATTTTGTAGGTTATGTTTTTACTTTGGTTACCAAAGGCTATGGCGGTGAAATGACTCTGACCATAGGCGTAGATAAGGAAGGAAAGGTATCCGGGGTTAAAATCGGAGATAATAGAGAGACTCCGGGTCTGGGAGCAAAAGCCAAGGAAGAACCTTTCATCTCACAGTTCTTAGGTTTGACGTCCGGTGAAAAGCTGTCCATAGTTAAAGGCAAAAAATCAAAGCCTGAAGAAATACAGGCCATCAGCGGCGCAACCATCACTACGAAAGCCGTGACCGAAGCAGTTCAGGCAGCAATAGACGTGGCAGCGGAATTGATGGAAAAGGAGGGGGTAGAAAAATGA
- a CDS encoding nickel-dependent hydrogenase large subunit has product MPKTVIPFGPQHPVLPEPLHLKLVMEDEKIVEAIPAIGYVHRGLEKLTEKKEFTQNVFVVERVCGICSAMHALAYCQGMEKLMGVEVPDRARYLRVIWSELHRMHSHLMWLGLLADAFGFESLFMQLWRNREKVMDIMEETAGSRVIISVNIIGGTKRDLSEEMLAKIPAVLDEIYKDLKQVESVFLNDYTVKHRLVGVGVLSAEDAHALGTLGPMARASGIRMDHRMTGYAAYGELDFEPVVEKGGDCYARTVVRLKEVYQSIDLIKQAIGKIPEGEINVPVKGNPNGEVISRVEQPRGEVLYYMRANGTKFLDRLRLRTPTFANIPALLKMLPGSQLADVPILLLTIDPCISCTER; this is encoded by the coding sequence ATGCCTAAGACGGTTATCCCCTTTGGTCCCCAGCACCCGGTGCTTCCGGAGCCTTTGCATTTGAAGCTCGTAATGGAAGATGAAAAAATTGTGGAGGCCATACCGGCCATAGGGTACGTCCACAGGGGTCTTGAAAAACTCACAGAGAAAAAGGAGTTCACCCAAAACGTATTCGTAGTTGAGCGGGTATGCGGCATTTGCAGTGCCATGCATGCTCTGGCATACTGCCAAGGCATGGAGAAGCTGATGGGCGTGGAAGTTCCGGACAGAGCCAGATATTTAAGGGTCATATGGTCGGAGCTGCACAGAATGCACAGCCATTTGATGTGGCTGGGACTCCTGGCTGATGCCTTTGGCTTTGAGAGCCTTTTCATGCAGCTTTGGAGAAACCGCGAGAAGGTTATGGACATAATGGAAGAGACTGCGGGCAGCAGGGTTATCATTTCTGTCAACATCATCGGCGGCACCAAAAGGGACTTGAGCGAAGAAATGCTGGCTAAAATTCCTGCTGTGCTGGATGAGATATACAAGGACTTAAAACAGGTTGAGTCGGTTTTCTTAAATGATTATACGGTAAAACACAGGCTGGTAGGTGTAGGCGTTCTGAGTGCGGAAGACGCCCATGCCCTGGGAACCTTGGGTCCTATGGCCAGAGCGAGCGGCATAAGGATGGATCACCGCATGACCGGATATGCAGCCTATGGAGAGCTGGATTTTGAGCCTGTGGTGGAAAAGGGCGGCGATTGTTACGCCAGGACGGTGGTAAGGCTTAAGGAAGTGTATCAATCCATAGATCTCATAAAGCAGGCCATTGGAAAAATCCCGGAAGGGGAGATAAATGTCCCGGTAAAAGGAAATCCCAACGGCGAAGTCATCTCAAGGGTGGAGCAGCCGCGGGGAGAAGTCCTTTACTATATGAGGGCTAACGGTACAAAATTCCTGGACAGGTTGAGGTTAAGGACTCCGACCTTTGCAAACATTCCTGCGCTGCTTAAAATGTTGCCGGGAAGCCAACTGGCAGACGTTCCGATACTCTTGCTGACCATAGATCCATGCATAAGCTGCACGGAAAGATGA
- the rsxE gene encoding electron transport complex subunit RsxE — MSAFKTFTNGLLKENPTFRLVLGTCPTLAVTTSAINGIGMGLATTAVLIGSNAVISLTRKVIPDKVRIPAFITIIAGFVTIVQFLLKAYLPDLDQALGIYIPLIVVNCIILARAEMFASKNNVGLSVLDGMGMGFGFTLALMAIGSIRELLGNGTIFGITVTAKLFDPAIIMILPPGGFLAFGITMGLLNKLSGKKTTKTGCQSCELRKSGACAGSKEVGA, encoded by the coding sequence ATGAGTGCTTTTAAAACCTTTACCAATGGACTATTAAAGGAAAATCCTACTTTCAGGCTCGTTCTGGGTACCTGCCCTACTCTGGCCGTAACTACTTCCGCTATTAACGGCATAGGCATGGGGCTGGCCACTACAGCTGTTCTGATAGGCTCTAATGCAGTTATTTCCCTTACAAGAAAGGTCATACCGGACAAAGTTAGGATTCCGGCATTCATAACCATAATTGCAGGCTTTGTTACCATCGTCCAGTTCCTGCTCAAGGCGTATCTCCCGGATTTGGACCAGGCCCTGGGGATATACATCCCGCTTATTGTCGTAAACTGCATCATCCTGGCCAGGGCCGAGATGTTTGCCAGCAAAAACAACGTGGGGCTTTCGGTTCTTGACGGTATGGGCATGGGCTTTGGTTTTACGCTGGCTCTTATGGCTATCGGGTCTATCAGGGAATTGCTTGGAAACGGTACGATATTTGGCATTACAGTTACCGCCAAATTGTTTGATCCCGCCATCATCATGATACTTCCTCCCGGTGGTTTTCTCGCCTTTGGTATCACCATGGGACTTTTGAATAAATTATCCGGCAAGAAAACGACAAAGACCGGATGTCAGTCCTGTGAGCTCCGCAAGAGCGGTGCCTGTGCAGGCAGTAAGGAGGTAGGGGCATAA
- a CDS encoding trimeric intracellular cation channel family protein — MFLVEIMDLIGTAAFAVSGVLVGIRNKLDLFGIFVLATITASGGGLIRDVIIKKGLPVFFTEPKYLITIVISTVIACVIVHFAYNFLNKIQTLIQIFDAIGLGVFTVLATYGSILAGVPIIGIVFTAVLTGVGGGVMRDIMANDVPLVFRSEIYALASIIGSLAFYFLYGVLDVTVNVYLCIFVVFAIRMVSMHFKLNLPIISIKDGAMGGTGYENKGYEEYNG, encoded by the coding sequence ATGTTTCTGGTGGAAATCATGGATCTTATAGGAACTGCAGCTTTTGCGGTTTCAGGCGTACTGGTGGGAATAAGGAACAAGCTTGATCTTTTTGGGATTTTTGTTCTCGCAACCATAACTGCCTCCGGAGGCGGACTGATAAGGGATGTGATCATCAAAAAAGGACTGCCGGTATTTTTTACGGAACCGAAATATCTGATAACAATAGTCATTTCAACCGTTATCGCCTGTGTCATAGTTCACTTCGCATACAATTTTCTGAACAAAATACAGACGCTGATACAAATATTTGATGCCATAGGGCTGGGTGTTTTCACCGTCCTTGCCACCTATGGAAGCATCCTTGCCGGCGTACCGATAATTGGCATTGTTTTTACTGCTGTTTTGACCGGTGTCGGAGGAGGGGTGATGAGGGATATCATGGCCAATGACGTTCCCCTTGTGTTCAGGAGCGAAATTTACGCTCTGGCCTCAATCATTGGTTCTTTGGCCTTTTATTTCCTGTATGGCGTCCTGGATGTTACTGTGAATGTATACCTGTGCATTTTTGTAGTGTTTGCCATAAGGATGGTGTCCATGCACTTTAAGCTAAATCTGCCCATCATAAGCATAAAGGATGGGGCTATGGGAGGAACTGGTTATGAAAATAAAGGTTATGAAGAATATAATGGATGA
- the hypA gene encoding hydrogenase maturation nickel metallochaperone HypA, producing MHEYSVTKGLIRTAVEEAKKAGAGKINEITLVIGDLSTIMDDSVQMYFDILSEGTIAHKARLVFKRIPSEFQCRECGEKYIKPKKGFDCPKCGGMGTPTGVGKEFYIESMEVE from the coding sequence ATGCATGAATATTCCGTTACAAAAGGATTGATAAGGACAGCGGTTGAGGAAGCGAAAAAGGCAGGGGCGGGGAAAATCAATGAGATAACACTGGTAATAGGTGACCTCTCCACCATCATGGATGATTCAGTGCAGATGTATTTTGATATACTGAGTGAGGGCACGATAGCTCATAAGGCCCGGCTTGTTTTTAAAAGAATCCCGTCAGAGTTTCAATGCAGGGAATGCGGCGAAAAATATATAAAGCCAAAGAAAGGCTTTGACTGCCCCAAATGCGGTGGCATGGGAACTCCCACCGGCGTCGGCAAGGAGTTTTACATTGAAAGCATGGAAGTTGAGTAA
- a CDS encoding respiratory chain complex I subunit 1 family protein: MGAIINNIGISAVAVIIAPLLGGLLSGLDRKITARMQNRMGPPVFQPFYDFFKLLGKEGITVNQTQMAYVIGHFLFMAASLIMLVLRQDMLMLIFIMAFSSVSLIMGAMSVRSPYSKIGAQREIIQIMAYEPVMLLMVVGVYLTTKSFMIESIIKHDTPLLYNLPMVFLSLLFVMTIKMRKSPFDFSASHHAHQELIKGLTTEFSGPQLAIIELTHWYELVLLFGLISLFFAKPFWVGILIAAASFFMEIVIDNISARMTWKWMLKAVWLLGIGAAMTNIIWLYLR, encoded by the coding sequence ATGGGAGCTATAATCAATAATATTGGAATTTCAGCTGTAGCAGTGATTATTGCCCCTCTGCTGGGAGGACTGCTGAGCGGCCTGGACAGAAAGATAACCGCAAGAATGCAGAATAGAATGGGACCGCCTGTATTTCAGCCTTTCTATGATTTTTTCAAGCTGCTGGGCAAGGAAGGCATCACCGTAAACCAGACCCAGATGGCATATGTTATAGGTCATTTTCTGTTTATGGCTGCAAGCCTTATCATGCTTGTGCTAAGACAGGATATGCTGATGCTGATATTTATAATGGCTTTTTCGAGCGTTTCCCTGATCATGGGGGCCATGAGCGTGAGATCGCCTTATAGCAAAATAGGGGCTCAGAGGGAAATCATACAGATCATGGCTTATGAGCCTGTCATGCTGCTTATGGTTGTAGGAGTCTATCTCACAACAAAGAGCTTCATGATAGAAAGCATAATAAAACATGATACACCTTTGCTATATAATCTTCCCATGGTATTCCTGTCCCTGCTGTTTGTCATGACGATAAAAATGAGGAAATCACCCTTTGATTTTTCCGCTTCTCATCATGCCCACCAGGAGCTAATCAAAGGTTTGACCACTGAATTTTCAGGACCGCAGCTGGCAATAATAGAATTGACCCACTGGTATGAGCTTGTTTTGCTGTTCGGTCTGATATCCTTGTTTTTCGCAAAACCTTTTTGGGTAGGAATATTGATAGCGGCTGCAAGCTTCTTCATGGAAATCGTGATTGACAACATAAGCGCCAGGATGACATGGAAATGGATGCTGAAAGCGGTATGGCTGTTGGGCATAGGCGCAGCAATGACGAATATAATATGGCTTTATTTAAGATAA
- the rsxC gene encoding electron transport complex subunit RsxC — MSMRNMFKGGVAVPHYKNTAGCSTVKMGVPEKVVIPMVQHIGAPCEPVVKKGDNVKVGQVIGSSDKYVSSPIHSSVSGVVSDISPRLYPGGVSVMTVEIKTDGKQEIHESVTPPKYSSKKEFLEIIRQSGLVGLGGAGFPAHVKLSPPPDKPVDTLIINGAECEPFITSDYRHIIENSDSIIDGIKMLIDVLEVKHVWIGIEDNKPEAIKLLSGITDEDSTIDVVKLKSRYPQGAEKMLIYSITGRKVPPGKLPADVGVIVMNVNSVSFISQHMKTGMPLIKKIVTVDGSAVKNPSNVEVLIGTPLEDVFNFTGGFKSEPRKVLMGGPMMGIAQFSLQAPVLKHTNALLAFDEADAKVPPESPCIRCGKCVSACPMNLLPLSLNFNVLKGNMDELHNLHINDCIECGSCSYVCPSKRHLVQSIRLGKAQLRQAAAKGGK; from the coding sequence ATGTCTATGAGGAATATGTTTAAAGGTGGTGTGGCGGTACCACACTACAAGAACACCGCCGGTTGCAGTACCGTCAAAATGGGTGTTCCTGAAAAGGTTGTAATTCCCATGGTGCAGCATATAGGCGCGCCTTGCGAACCTGTCGTAAAAAAGGGTGATAATGTCAAGGTCGGACAGGTCATAGGATCATCGGACAAATATGTGTCTTCTCCTATTCATTCCAGTGTGTCGGGAGTGGTCTCCGATATTTCACCCAGGCTTTATCCCGGAGGGGTCAGCGTGATGACTGTGGAAATAAAAACCGACGGGAAACAGGAAATCCATGAAAGTGTCACTCCTCCCAAGTATTCCAGCAAAAAAGAATTCCTGGAGATTATAAGGCAATCAGGCCTGGTTGGCCTTGGAGGTGCAGGCTTCCCTGCTCATGTCAAGCTTTCTCCACCACCGGATAAACCTGTTGACACCCTTATAATAAACGGGGCGGAGTGTGAGCCGTTCATCACTTCCGATTACAGGCATATTATTGAAAATTCGGACAGCATCATCGACGGCATTAAAATGCTGATTGACGTGCTGGAGGTGAAGCATGTCTGGATAGGAATAGAAGACAACAAGCCCGAAGCGATAAAACTGCTGTCAGGCATAACTGATGAGGATAGCACGATTGATGTTGTAAAGCTGAAGTCCCGCTACCCGCAAGGTGCGGAAAAGATGCTCATTTACTCTATAACAGGGAGAAAGGTTCCCCCTGGAAAGCTTCCTGCGGATGTAGGGGTTATCGTCATGAATGTCAATAGCGTATCCTTTATCTCCCAGCATATGAAGACGGGTATGCCTCTAATAAAGAAAATTGTTACGGTTGACGGTTCCGCAGTTAAAAATCCGTCCAATGTTGAAGTTCTTATAGGCACTCCGTTGGAAGATGTTTTTAATTTCACGGGAGGATTTAAATCTGAACCGCGCAAGGTATTGATGGGCGGACCGATGATGGGGATAGCGCAGTTTTCGCTGCAGGCTCCGGTATTGAAGCATACCAATGCCCTGCTGGCTTTTGATGAAGCTGATGCCAAGGTTCCTCCCGAGAGTCCGTGCATAAGGTGCGGCAAGTGTGTAAGCGCATGTCCGATGAACCTTCTGCCTCTTTCCCTTAACTTTAATGTGCTTAAGGGAAACATGGATGAGTTGCATAATTTGCACATCAATGATTGTATCGAGTGTGGAAGCTGCTCTTATGTATGCCCTTCCAAGAGGCATCTTGTACAGTCGATAAGGCTTGGCAAGGCTCAGCTCAGACAGGCAGCTGCGAAAGGAGGAAAATGA
- a CDS encoding NADH-quinone oxidoreductase subunit C — translation MRRIGRAAEQEEGMMENIVEMPKEQLIGTVQKMMSEGYRFVTATCVDNGNETLDVIYHFDKEYELINYRLTVGKDEEIPSISKIYFGAFLVENEMKELFGLKITDIVIDYGGHLLLSDDELDAPMAKRQIVIEKKGEKQNA, via the coding sequence ATGCGCCGCATTGGACGGGCGGCGGAGCAGGAGGAAGGTATGATGGAAAATATTGTTGAGATGCCGAAGGAACAACTCATCGGTACGGTACAGAAAATGATGAGCGAGGGTTACAGGTTTGTAACCGCCACATGTGTGGATAACGGCAATGAAACCTTGGATGTGATTTATCACTTTGATAAAGAATATGAACTAATTAATTACAGACTGACTGTCGGCAAGGATGAAGAGATACCTAGCATATCTAAAATATATTTTGGGGCCTTCCTGGTGGAAAATGAGATGAAGGAGCTTTTCGGCCTCAAAATTACTGATATTGTGATTGATTATGGCGGTCATCTGCTGCTTTCCGACGATGAGCTTGATGCACCCATGGCAAAGCGGCAAATAGTAATTGAGAAGAAAGGGGAGAAGCAGAATGCCTAA
- the hypB gene encoding hydrogenase nickel incorporation protein HypB codes for MKIKVMKNIMDENQKLAEENRRFFESKKVTVFNVMASPGAGKTSIILKVIEALKDEADISVVEGDIASSIDAEKIEKYGIPVVQINTGGGCHLDANMIKAVTEELEIKDHSLLFIENVGNLVCPSAFDLGEGIKMVIASVPEGHDKPYKYISMFEAADVVILNKSDLIPYIDFDLDSFCKGVRALNDKAPIFTVSCRTGEGIGDFIDWIRTQRKATA; via the coding sequence ATGAAAATAAAGGTTATGAAGAATATAATGGATGAGAATCAGAAGCTGGCAGAAGAAAACCGGAGGTTTTTTGAAAGCAAAAAAGTTACCGTATTCAATGTCATGGCATCCCCGGGCGCTGGAAAGACAAGCATCATTCTCAAGGTCATTGAAGCTTTAAAGGATGAAGCGGATATAAGCGTGGTGGAGGGGGATATCGCCTCCAGCATTGATGCGGAGAAAATTGAGAAATATGGTATACCGGTGGTGCAAATCAATACCGGCGGAGGATGCCACCTGGATGCAAATATGATTAAGGCTGTGACGGAGGAGCTGGAGATCAAAGATCATTCCCTTTTATTTATAGAAAATGTCGGCAATCTGGTATGCCCTTCGGCTTTTGACCTGGGAGAGGGAATAAAGATGGTCATAGCCAGCGTTCCGGAAGGACATGACAAGCCATACAAATATATTTCCATGTTTGAAGCTGCCGATGTGGTGATACTAAATAAGAGCGACCTGATTCCATACATAGATTTTGACCTGGACAGCTTTTGCAAAGGGGTTCGGGCGTTGAATGACAAGGCTCCGATTTTTACAGTTTCGTGCAGGACCGGTGAAGGAATTGGTGATTTTATAGATTGGATAAGAACACAAAGGAAGGCAACAGCTTAG
- the rsxA gene encoding electron transport complex subunit RsxA has translation MKEMIILIISAILVENFVLVKFLGICPFLGVSKKLSTAIGMSVAVIFVMTIASAATWLVNEYLLAPYKLEYLQTIAFILVIAALVQLVETVMKKLMPPLYKALGIYLPLITTNCAVLGVALLNMEREYSLLNSVVYSFGAGLGFTLALVIFSGVRERIEYNDIPESLKGLPITLIAAALVSVAFFGFQGLFS, from the coding sequence ATGAAGGAAATGATCATCCTTATAATCAGTGCAATACTGGTTGAAAACTTCGTACTGGTAAAATTCTTAGGAATTTGTCCGTTCCTCGGGGTTTCAAAGAAGCTTTCCACGGCCATCGGAATGAGCGTTGCCGTAATTTTTGTAATGACCATAGCGTCGGCAGCCACCTGGCTTGTTAACGAGTATCTGCTGGCACCCTATAAACTGGAGTACCTGCAGACTATTGCCTTCATTCTGGTGATTGCCGCACTGGTACAGTTGGTTGAGACAGTAATGAAAAAGCTCATGCCTCCGCTTTATAAGGCTTTGGGCATATATTTGCCTCTGATCACGACTAACTGCGCTGTGCTTGGGGTTGCCCTGCTGAACATGGAGAGAGAGTACAGCCTTTTGAACTCAGTTGTATACAGCTTTGGAGCCGGCCTGGGCTTCACCCTTGCCCTTGTGATATTTTCAGGTGTAAGGGAGAGGATAGAGTATAATGACATACCGGAATCGCTGAAAGGCTTGCCGATTACCCTCATAGCGGCTGCGCTGGTTTCAGTGGCCTTTTTCGGCTTCCAAGGCCTGTTTTCATGA